DNA from Nocardioides seonyuensis:
GTGGACGTGAAGTCCGTGAGCATCGAGGCGCTGCCCGCGATCCACCAGCCCGGAGGGACGCCCCTCTCCGCTGACGCTGCCTCCAACGTGGTGACCGCCGCGGTCTCCCCGAGGATTCCCTACATCCCCGTGGTCGTGGAGGCTCGCGTGGGCGCCACCTGGAAGTCGGTCGCGAAGGCGCAGACCGATGCCAGCGGCCAGGTCGTGGTCCCCGTCCCGCAGCACGCTGCCTACCGCGCCGTCGCCAAGGAGAAGGCGTCCGCTGCCGACACCGTGGCGTACGGCCTGGACTTCTCCGACGAGTTCACCCGTGGCGAGCTCGGCCCCGGCTGGTACCACCGGATGCAGGAGCACAGCCCCGAGTCCAACCGCGCCTGCTCCAAGGGCGACCCGCGGGCCGTGCAGGTGACGGGCGCGACGCTGCACCTGTCGGTGCTCCGCGACCCTGACCGGACCGACCTGTGCCCGGCCCTGCGCAAGGGTGTCCACGAGGGCCCGTTCTCCTACCGGCTCAACGGACACGTCTCGACCGAGAAGTCCTACTCCTTCACCTACGGCGTCGTGGCGGCTCGGATGAAGTTCCAGCAGGCCTCCGAGGGTCAGCACTCATCCTTCTGGCTGCTGCCCGCCTCGTCCTCCGGCGGGGGCGTCGGACCCGAGCACCAGGGCGCCGAGATCGACGTGGTGGAGTACTTCGGCACGAAGAAGAACTCCTCCGGCCTGGCGCAGTTCACCTACCACAACGACCCGAGCGGCAACCGCGTCAAGACCGGCGACGTGCTCGAGGACGTCGATCGGTTCCTCGCGGACAAGAGCGACACGTGGTTCGACCGCTACCACGTCTTCTCCGTGCAGTGGACTCCGAACGAGTACATCTTCCGCATCGACGGCAAGGAGTCGTGGCGCTCCAGCGTCGGCGTCAGCCAGCAGCGTCAATTCATCATCTTGTCGCTGCTCTCCAGTGACTACGCCATCGCGAACGCCGGGGTCGAAGGAGAGGCAGCACTCGGCACCCAGCACACCGACGTCGACTGGGTCCGCGTCTGGAGGTGAACCTCAGAAGATGATGTCGCCGGACTTGCGCCGCGAGCGCAGCAGCGCGACCGCCTCTTCGAGGATCTCCTTGGCCTCGGCATCGGAGCGGCGCTCCTTCACGTAGGCCAGGTGGGTCTTGTAGGGCTCGATCTTGGGCGCCGGAGGGGGGTTGTCCGAGTCGACCGATGCGGGAAGCCCGCACTTGGGGCAGTCCCACGACTCCGGGACGACCGCCTCGATCGAGAAGGTGACCACCGACCGGTGCTCGTGCGAGCAGAAGTAGGTCACTGCCTGCCGTGGCGCGGCCTCGCCGCGCTCGGCCTCTCCCATCGGTCCTGCGCCGACCCGACTTCCTCGGATCGCGTTTCCACTACCAGCCATGAACGTCCCCTCCCTGTGGAGATTTCAGGTGCCGAAGAAGCTGAGGCGGACCAGCTACCCCTGGTAAGCCATCAGCAGGCCAAGGGCGATGATGCACGCCGCCCAGATGATGCCCACACCGACCGTGAACCGATCGAGGTTGCGCTCCGCCACCGACGATCCGCCCAAGCTGCTTGACACCCCACCCCCGAACATGTCGGAGAGGCCGCCTCCACGGCCCTTGTGGAGGAGGACGAGCAGGATCATGAGCGAGCTCGTGATCACGAGCAGGATGGTGAAGAGCAGAATCACGTGCTGCAGCCTACGTCACGACCGGTCCTGGAGTCGCGGCGCCTCACAGCCCGGAACCCGAGAGGTTCGGCATGGAGTAGAAACGGCAGATCCCACCGAACTCCTCGGCGTCCAGGCTCGCCCCGCCCACCAGCGCGCCATCGACGTCCGCGCGCTCCATGAGGGCGCCGACGTTGGCGGCCTTCACCGAGCCGCCGTAGAGGACTCGCACCGCGTCGGCCGCGCTGTCGCCATGGACCTCGCGGACCCGTTCGCGGATGGCCGCGCAGACCTCCTGGGCGTCGTCGGGCGTGGCGACCTCACCGGTGCCGATGGCCCAGACGGGCTCGTAGGCCACGACGAGGCCGGCCACCTGCTCGGCGGAGAAGCCGTCGAGGGACCCGTCGACCTGGGAGAGCGTGAACGCGACGTGCTCGCCGGCCTGCCGGACGTCGAGACCCTCCCCGACGCACACGATCGGCGTCATGCCTGCCGCCAGCGCCTTGTGGGCCTTCGCGTTGACCAGCTCGTCGCTCTCCTGGTGGTACATCCGTCGCTCGGAGTGGCCCACGACCACGTAGGAGCAGCCCAGCTTGGCGAGCATGGAGGCGGAGACCTCGCCCGTGTAGGCGCCGTTGTCGTGGGCCGACACGTCCTGTGCTCCGTAGCGGAGGGACAGGCGGTCACCGTCCACCATGGTCTGCACCGAGCGGAGGTCGGTGAAGGGCGGGATCACCACGACCTCGGCCAGGCCGTGGTCGTGCTTCTTGTCCGACAGCGTCCAGGCCAGCTTCTGGACCAGCACCACGGCTTCTTGGTGGTTGAGGTTCATCTTCCAGTTGCCCGCCATCAACGGCGTGCGACCCTGCGGTGCCTTGGCCATGTCAGCCCCTCTCGAGAACGGCGATGCCCGGGAGCTCCTTGCCCTCCAGGAACTCCAGCGAGGCGCCACCCCCGGTGGAGATGTGCCCGAAGGCGGACTCGTCGAAGCCGAGCTGACGCACCGCAGCGGCGGAGTCACCGCCACCGACGACGGAGAGCCCTTCGACGCGCGTGAGCGCCTCTGCCACCGTCTTGGTGCCGCCGGCGAAGGCGTCGACCTCGAACACGCCCATGGGGCCGTTCCAGAAGACGGTCCTTGCGTCCGACAGCTCGTCGGCGAACCTCTGGCCAGACTCTGGCCCGATGTCGAGGCCCAGGCTGTCAGCGGGGATCTCGGAGGAGGGTACGACGACGGGCTGCGGCTCGCGGTCGCCCCCGGGGAACGCCGTGTCCACGACGATGTCGGTCGGCAGCACGATCTCGACCTCGCGGTCGGCTGCCTCCTGGAGGTAGCGGCGGCAGGTGTCGAGCTGGTCCTCCTCGAGCAGGCTCGTGCCGACCTCGTGGCCCTGGGCCTTGAGGAAGGTGAACACCATGCCTCCACCGATGAGGATCTTGTCCGCCTTGTCGATGAGGTTGTCGATCACGCCCAGCTTGTCGGAGACCTTCGAACCGCCAAGCACGACGACGTAGGGCCGCTCGGGGTCGACCGTGAGCCGTCGCAGCACGTCGATCTCGGTCGCCACCAGGCCGCCCATCGCCGACGGCAGGCGCAGGGCAACGTCGTAGACGCTGGCCTGCTTGCGGTGCACCACACCGAAGCCGTCGGACACGAAGGCGTCGGCGAGCTGCGCGAGCTGGTCGGCGAACGCGCCGCGCACGTCGTCGTCCTTGCTCGTCTCGCCCGCGTTGAAGCGGACGTTCTCCAGGACGGCGACGTCACCGTCGCCCAGCCCGGAGACGACCTCCGTGGCGCTCGCGCCGACGGTGTCGTGAGCGAAGGCGACCTCTCGGCCCAGCAGCTCGCCGAGCCGGCCGGCGACCGGGGCGAGGCTGTAGGCGGGGTCGGGCTCACCCTTGGGGCGCCCCAGATGGGCGACCACGACCACCCGGGCGCCTGCCTCGGACAGCTGCCGGATCGTGGGCACGCTCGCCCGGATCCGGCCGTCGTCGGTGATGGTGGACCCGTCGAGCGGGACGTTGAGGTCCGAACGGACCAGCACCCGCTTGCCGGTCAGGTCACCCAGGGACTTGATGCCGCTCACCCGAGTCAGAGCGTCGCGCCGACGTGGACGATCAGGTCTGCGAGGCGGTTGGAGTAGCCCCACTCGTTGTCGTACCAGCCGAGGACCTTGACCTGGTTGCCGAGCACCTTGGTCAGCGGGGCGTCGAAGATGCAGGACGCCGGGTCGGTGACGATGTCGGTGGAGACGATCGGGTCGGTGGAGTACTTCAGGAATCGTCCGTCGGCGGCCGCCTTGACGATCTCGTTGACCTCGTCGACGGAGGTCTCGCGCGAGGCCTCGAAGGTGAGGTCGGTCGCAGAACCGGTGGGCACCGGGACGCGCATGGCGTAGCCGTCGAGCTTGCCCTTGAGCTCGGGAAGCACCAGGCCGATCGCCTTGGCAGCCCCGGTGGAGGTCGGGACCATGTTGAGCGCGGCTGCGCGGGCCCGGCGCGGGTCCTTGTGGATGTTGTCCTGGAGGTTCTGGTCTGCGGTGTAGGCGTGGATCGTCGTCATCAGGCCCTTGTTGATGCCGAGGCCGTCGTGGAGGGCCTTCGCCATGGGGGCGAGGCAGTTGGTGGTGCACGAGGCGTTGGAGATGACCGTGTGTGCGGCCGGGTCGTAGAGGTCGTGGTTGACGCCCATCACGATGGTGATGTCCTCGTTGGACGCGGGCGCGGAGATGATGACCTTCTTGGCGCCGGCGTCGACGTGGGCCTTCGCCTTGGTGGCGTCGGTGAAGAAACCGGTCGACTCGACCACCACGTCGACCCCGAGGTCACCCCACTTCAGGGCGGCGGGGTCGCGCTCGGCGAACGCAGCGATGGTCTGGTCGTCGACCTTGATCGAGCTCTCGTCGGAGCTCACCTCGCCGTCGAGCCGCCCGAGGATCGAGTCGTACTTCAGCAGGTGGGCCAAGGAAGCGTTGTCGGTGAGGTCGTTGACTCCGACGATCTCGATGTCGGCGCCAGAGGCGCGTACGGCGCGGAAGAAGTTGCGGCCGATGCGGCCAAACCCGTTGATGCCTACGCGAACGGTCACGACGTGTCACTCCTGAGGTGGTTGGGTGCCTTCGCCCCGACCATATCGCGACCCGCTCAGCCTTCCTCGGCCAGCATCTCAGGCGTGAGCGAGGCCTCGGTGTCGGCGATGCCGAGATCCTCGGCGCGCTTGTCCGCCATGGCCAGCAGTCGCCGGATGCGGCCGGCGATGGCGTCCTTGGTGAGGACGGGCTCGTGGAGCTGGCCAAGCTCCTCGAGGGAGGCCTGCTTGTGCTCGAGCCGGAGGTGTCCGGCCTGCCTGAGGTGGTCGGGGACGTCCTCCCCGAGGATCTCGAGGGCGCGCTCCACCCTGGCGCCGGCAGCGACCGCTGCCCGCGCCGAGCGGCGCAGGTTGGCGTCGTCGAAGTTGGCCAGGCGGTTGGCCGTGGCACGGACCTCCCGGCGCATCCGGCGCTCCTCCCAGGCCATGAGCGACTCGTGGGCGCCCAGCCTGGTCAGCAACGCTCCGATGGCGTCACCGTCGCGGATGACCACTCGGTCGACCCCTCGGACCTCACGCGCCTTGGCCGAGATGCCCAGTCGTCGGGCGACACCGACGATCGCCAGCGCCGCCTCGGGACCTGGGCAGGTGATCTCGAGCGCCGAGGAGCGACCAGGCTCGGTCAACGACCCGTGGGCCAGGAAGGCTCCGCGCCAGGCCGCGACGGCGTCGCAACCGCCGCCGGAGACGACGGCGGGCGGCAGTCCGCGCACCGGACGGCCGCGCTGGTCGAGCAGCCCGGTCTGGCGGGCGAGCGCCTCTCCGTCCTTGACGACGCGGACGAGGTAGCGGCTGCCCTTGCGGATGCCGCTGCCCTGCACCATCACGACGTCGGACTGGTGGCCGTAGACCTCCGCGATGTCCTTGCGCAGCCGCCGGGCGGACGCGCCGGTGTCGAGCTCGGCCTCCACCACGATCTTGCCGCTCACGATGTGCAGCCCACCCGCGAAGCGCAACATCGAGGCCACCTCGGCCTTGCGGCAGCACGTCTTCGTGATCTGGGTGGCGGCGAGCTCCGCCTTCACCTGCCCGGTCATCGCCATGAGCGGCATCCTCCCACGAGAGTCAACGACCCTCGTCCACTATCCGCACGAACGCTGCCGCGAGCAGGTCGGGGTCGTGGCGTGGCTCGCCACTGACCGCGAGGTCCTCGACGACGAGCCGCGCACCCCGCTCGGTGACGACCTTCTCGAGCTCGTCCACCTCGGCTGCCACGCACGCGCGGTCGGCGAGAACCGTGTGGACCGGGAGGTCGGGTGCGTGCTCGAACAGCGCGGCCAGGTGGTCCTGGGGCCCGTAGCCGCTGGTCTCCCCCGTCTGCGCCTCGAGGTTGAGCACGACCACGAGCCGCCCCTCCGACTCGGTGAGCGCACGTCGGAGCCCCGGCACCATGAGGTGCGGGATCACCGACGTGAACCACGACCCGGGCCCCAGCACGACCCAGTCGGCGGTCCGGATCGCGTCGACCGCCTCGGGGCACGCCTCGGGGTCGTGCGGCTCGAGAGCCACCGACTCGATGGTCCCCGGAGTCGTGGCCACCTCGACCTGGCCGCGTACGACGTCGACCGCGGCGTGGTCGTCAGCCCGGAGCCCGCGCACGCGCGCGGTGATGTCCATCGGGGTCGTCGCCATCGGCAGGACGCGTCCGTGCGCCCCCAGGAGGCGCCCGACGAGGTCGAGGCCACGGACGTGGTCCCCCATGAGCTCCCAGAGGGAGACGATGAGGAGGTTCCCGACGACGTGTCCCCTCATCTCGCCGTCGCCGGCGAAGCGGTGCTGCACGACGTCGGCCCAGGTCTGGCCCCACTCGTCGTCACCGCACAGCGCCGCCAGCGCCATCCGCAGGTCGCCGGGTGGCAGGACGCCGAACTCGCCGCGGAGCCGTCCCGACGAGCCGCCGTTGTCGGCGACCGTCACCACCGCGGTGAGCTGGTCGATCGTGAGGTCGTCGTGGAGCCGCCGCAGGGCGGTCAGGGTCGCGGCCAGCCCGTGCCCCCCGCCGAGGGCGACCACCGACTGGGCAGTCTCGCGCATCTCACTCCCTGCCGAGGTCTCGATGACTGGGCCGTGCGTCGTAGCCGAGCTCACGCAGTCGCTTGGCGATGACCTCGGTCATGGCCACGCTGCGGTGCTTGCCACCGGTGCAGCCGATGGCGACCTGGACGAACCGCTTGCCCTCGGTCTGGTAGCCCTGGGTGGCTGTCTGCAGGACGGGGAGGTACTGCTCGAGGAACTGCACCGCGCCGGGCTGGGAGAGGACGTACTCCGCCACGTCGGGATCACGACCGTTGCCGGGTCGCAGCTCGGGGACCCAGTGGGGATTGGGCAGGAAACGCATGTCGGCGACCCAGTCGGCATCCACGGGGATGCCGTACTTGAAGCCGAAGCTGATCACCGTCACCTTCAGCTCGGTCGTCGACTGTGTCCCGAACATCTGGGAGACGCGGTCCTTGAGCTGGTTGACGTTGAAGGCGGAGGTGTCGAGGACGATGTCGGCGTCGCCCCGGAGGTCGGCCAGCGCGTTACGCTCGCGCCTGAGCCCGTCGAGGAGCCTGCCGCTGCCCTGGAGCGGGTGAGGGCGCCGGGCCGCTTCCTGGCGGCGCACCAGCACGTCGTCGGCGGCCTCGAGGAACAGCAGGGTGGTCGGGCGGCCGGTGACCTGCTGGTGGCGGTTGGCCTGGAGCGAGTCGAAGAACGCGCCGGAGCGGACGTCCACCACGGCTGCGATGGGCTGCTGGATGCCTCGGCTGTCGTCGACGAGGCGCACGACGTCACGGACCAGGGTAGGCGGCAGGTTGTCCACGACGAAGAAGCCGAGGTCCTCGAGCTCCTTGGCGGCGGTGCTGCGGCCGGCCCCTGTCATGCCTGTGACGATCACCAGGTCGCCCGGTGCCGGGGTGGCCGTGGGCGGTGTCTCCACCATCATTCCTCCTCGAGGATCTCGCCGGTGGCGGTGTTGATCCGGACCGGTGTCTCGGCTGCAGTCTTGCGGCTGGCGTCCGACTGGGCGAGCGCGCGCTTGATCGCGGCCGCGGTGGAGGGCCCGATGCCCGGCACCTGGGCGATCTCGGTGGGCTCGGCCGCGCGGAGCTTCTTCAGCGACCCGAAGTGCTTGAGAAGGGACTTGCGTCGGACCTCCCCCAGGCCCGGCACGTCGTCGAGGAGGGACTCGACCATCGTGCGCGAGCGGCGACCCCGGTGGTGTGTGATGGCGAAACGGTGGGCCTCGTCACGGACGCGCTGGAGGAGGTAGAGGCCCTCGGAGGTGCGCGGCAGGATGACGGGGTCCTCCTCCCCCGGGACCCAGACCTCCTCGAGACGCTTGGCCAGTCCGCAGACCGGGATGTCGTTGATGCCGAGCTCGGCGAGGGCCTGCTGTGCCGCGGCGACCTGGGGTGGCCCTCCGTCGACGACCACCAGCCCCGGGGCGTAGGCGAACTTGCGGGGCCGACCTGTGTCGGGATCGACCAGCATCGGTCCGCTCTCGGTCGTGACCGACTCGCTGCGAGCCTGCTCGTCGAGCAGTCGCCGGAACCGCCTGGTGATCACCTGGTGCATGTGCGCGACGTCGTTCTGGGTGACGGCGTCCTCGCCCGGCAGCGCCTTGATCACGAAGCGGCGGTACTCGCTCTTGCGGGCCAGGCCGTCCTCGAAGACGACCATGGACGCCACGACCTCGGTGCCCTGGAGGTTGGAGACGTCGTAGCACTCGATGCGCAGGGGGACGTCGTCGAGGCCGAGGGCCTGCTGGATCTCCTCCAGGGCGCGGTTGCGGGTGGTGAGGTCGCTGGCCCGCTTGGTCTTGTGGAGCACCAGCGCCTGGGCGGCGTTCTTCGCCACCGTCTCCTGCAAGGCGCGCTTGTCACCGCGCTGGGGCACCCGGATCGCCACGCGGCTCCCCCGCTGCTCCGACAGCATCTGCTCCAGCACGTCGGCGTCAGGGGGCCGCGCCGGGACGAGGATCTCGCGCGGGATCGAGTGGGCCGCCTCGTCGGCGTCCACCCCGCCGTAGAGCTGGAGCACGAAGTCCTGGACCAGGTCGGGAGTGCTGCCCTCGTCGGTGCGGTCGGCGACCCAGCCCCGCTGACCGCGGATCCGGCCACCGCGCACGTGGAAGATCTGCACGGCGACCTCGAGCGGGTCCTCGGCGAGGGCGATGACGTCGGCGTCGGTGTCGTCGGCGAGCACGACGACCTGCTTCTCCAGCGCCTTGTGCAACGCCCCCAGGTCGTCGCGCAGCCGGGCGGCCTTCTCGAAGTCGAGCGCCTCGGAGGCGGCGTACATCTGCTGCTCCAGACGCCTCACGAACGGGCGGGTGTTGCCGGCCATGAAGTCGCAGAAGTCGTCGACGACCGCCCGGTGCTCCTCCGCGGTGACGTTGCCGACGCACGGAGCCACGCACTTGTCGATGTAGCCGAGCAGGCAGGGCCG
Protein-coding regions in this window:
- the tpiA gene encoding triose-phosphate isomerase → MAKAPQGRTPLMAGNWKMNLNHQEAVVLVQKLAWTLSDKKHDHGLAEVVVIPPFTDLRSVQTMVDGDRLSLRYGAQDVSAHDNGAYTGEVSASMLAKLGCSYVVVGHSERRMYHQESDELVNAKAHKALAAGMTPIVCVGEGLDVRQAGEHVAFTLSQVDGSLDGFSAEQVAGLVVAYEPVWAIGTGEVATPDDAQEVCAAIRERVREVHGDSAADAVRVLYGGSVKAANVGALMERADVDGALVGGASLDAEEFGGICRFYSMPNLSGSGL
- a CDS encoding glycoside hydrolase family 16 protein, whose protein sequence is MTEQRDFRRLALAVTAAVMSLGVVVATAPTTTASATAETSQSQPRRAKAPDAQAAKARQEAKQAAKAATKAEKAADAATKAVEKALEKAQKMRDRAVKSGTPEARKKNFAAWAAFKSAKKAEKKATKKAEKATRIAEKKQTVAEKKTAQAVDVKSVSIEALPAIHQPGGTPLSADAASNVVTAAVSPRIPYIPVVVEARVGATWKSVAKAQTDASGQVVVPVPQHAAYRAVAKEKASAADTVAYGLDFSDEFTRGELGPGWYHRMQEHSPESNRACSKGDPRAVQVTGATLHLSVLRDPDRTDLCPALRKGVHEGPFSYRLNGHVSTEKSYSFTYGVVAARMKFQQASEGQHSSFWLLPASSSGGGVGPEHQGAEIDVVEYFGTKKNSSGLAQFTYHNDPSGNRVKTGDVLEDVDRFLADKSDTWFDRYHVFSVQWTPNEYIFRIDGKESWRSSVGVSQQRQFIILSLLSSDYAIANAGVEGEAALGTQHTDVDWVRVWR
- the rapZ gene encoding RNase adapter RapZ, which gives rise to MVETPPTATPAPGDLVIVTGMTGAGRSTAAKELEDLGFFVVDNLPPTLVRDVVRLVDDSRGIQQPIAAVVDVRSGAFFDSLQANRHQQVTGRPTTLLFLEAADDVLVRRQEAARRPHPLQGSGRLLDGLRRERNALADLRGDADIVLDTSAFNVNQLKDRVSQMFGTQSTTELKVTVISFGFKYGIPVDADWVADMRFLPNPHWVPELRPGNGRDPDVAEYVLSQPGAVQFLEQYLPVLQTATQGYQTEGKRFVQVAIGCTGGKHRSVAMTEVIAKRLRELGYDARPSHRDLGRE
- a CDS encoding gluconeogenesis factor YvcK family protein, with amino-acid sequence MRETAQSVVALGGGHGLAATLTALRRLHDDLTIDQLTAVVTVADNGGSSGRLRGEFGVLPPGDLRMALAALCGDDEWGQTWADVVQHRFAGDGEMRGHVVGNLLIVSLWELMGDHVRGLDLVGRLLGAHGRVLPMATTPMDITARVRGLRADDHAAVDVVRGQVEVATTPGTIESVALEPHDPEACPEAVDAIRTADWVVLGPGSWFTSVIPHLMVPGLRRALTESEGRLVVVLNLEAQTGETSGYGPQDHLAALFEHAPDLPVHTVLADRACVAAEVDELEKVVTERGARLVVEDLAVSGEPRHDPDLLAAAFVRIVDEGR
- the gap gene encoding type I glyceraldehyde-3-phosphate dehydrogenase, with protein sequence MTVRVGINGFGRIGRNFFRAVRASGADIEIVGVNDLTDNASLAHLLKYDSILGRLDGEVSSDESSIKVDDQTIAAFAERDPAALKWGDLGVDVVVESTGFFTDATKAKAHVDAGAKKVIISAPASNEDITIVMGVNHDLYDPAAHTVISNASCTTNCLAPMAKALHDGLGINKGLMTTIHAYTADQNLQDNIHKDPRRARAAALNMVPTSTGAAKAIGLVLPELKGKLDGYAMRVPVPTGSATDLTFEASRETSVDEVNEIVKAAADGRFLKYSTDPIVSTDIVTDPASCIFDAPLTKVLGNQVKVLGWYDNEWGYSNRLADLIVHVGATL
- the secG gene encoding preprotein translocase subunit SecG gives rise to the protein MILLFTILLVITSSLMILLVLLHKGRGGGLSDMFGGGVSSSLGGSSVAERNLDRFTVGVGIIWAACIIALGLLMAYQG
- the whiA gene encoding DNA-binding protein WhiA; this encodes MAMTGQVKAELAATQITKTCCRKAEVASMLRFAGGLHIVSGKIVVEAELDTGASARRLRKDIAEVYGHQSDVVMVQGSGIRKGSRYLVRVVKDGEALARQTGLLDQRGRPVRGLPPAVVSGGGCDAVAAWRGAFLAHGSLTEPGRSSALEITCPGPEAALAIVGVARRLGISAKAREVRGVDRVVIRDGDAIGALLTRLGAHESLMAWEERRMRREVRATANRLANFDDANLRRSARAAVAAGARVERALEILGEDVPDHLRQAGHLRLEHKQASLEELGQLHEPVLTKDAIAGRIRRLLAMADKRAEDLGIADTEASLTPEMLAEEG
- a CDS encoding RNA polymerase-binding protein RbpA, with amino-acid sequence MAGSGNAIRGSRVGAGPMGEAERGEAAPRQAVTYFCSHEHRSVVTFSIEAVVPESWDCPKCGLPASVDSDNPPPAPKIEPYKTHLAYVKERRSDAEAKEILEEAVALLRSRRKSGDIIF
- a CDS encoding phosphoglycerate kinase; this translates as MSGIKSLGDLTGKRVLVRSDLNVPLDGSTITDDGRIRASVPTIRQLSEAGARVVVVAHLGRPKGEPDPAYSLAPVAGRLGELLGREVAFAHDTVGASATEVVSGLGDGDVAVLENVRFNAGETSKDDDVRGAFADQLAQLADAFVSDGFGVVHRKQASVYDVALRLPSAMGGLVATEIDVLRRLTVDPERPYVVVLGGSKVSDKLGVIDNLIDKADKILIGGGMVFTFLKAQGHEVGTSLLEEDQLDTCRRYLQEAADREVEIVLPTDIVVDTAFPGGDREPQPVVVPSSEIPADSLGLDIGPESGQRFADELSDARTVFWNGPMGVFEVDAFAGGTKTVAEALTRVEGLSVVGGGDSAAAVRQLGFDESAFGHISTGGGASLEFLEGKELPGIAVLERG